The following proteins come from a genomic window of Salvia hispanica cultivar TCC Black 2014 chromosome 4, UniMelb_Shisp_WGS_1.0, whole genome shotgun sequence:
- the LOC125220326 gene encoding uncharacterized protein LOC125220326 → MAEACFSERRSFPPLSLPATLFDGLPYDSRMTAHEAAVKQSRARIKDEMNRSIFTDINEFEKHCGKVSKANKVIVPAVSALKFPSLEVYFTNGSKLKLPVTSKEDEANLSSSNMAKLSLTSKTNDTNVLTSDIAEIDSAKASLICLSFRENSRAMVDSWTSPFLKAFAHSSDVRLYEVSLTDQWLLSRKLIRKLLLKYMRKPAHTENQDALQRQIVYSYGDHYYFRKELKTVNLLSGYAFLLDNSGRIRWSGTAPTEEEVSSLLRCTSMLLEEK, encoded by the coding sequence ATGGCGGAAGCTTGCTTTTCAGAGAGGAGAAGTTTTCCTCCATTATCCCTCCCTGCAACCCTTTTCGATGGACTTCCCTACGATTCCAGGATGACGGCGCATGAGGCGGCTGTTAAGCAATCACGAGCTCGAATTAAAGATGAGAtgaataggagtatatttacTGACATAAATGAATTTGAGAAACATTGTGGGAAGGTATCAAAAGCGAATAAGGTTATAGTTCCTGCAGTGTCAGCACTCAAGTTTCCTTCCCTTGAAGTCTACTTCACGAATGGTTCTAAGCTTAAACTTCCCGTGACCTCCAAAGAAGATGAAGCAAATTTGTCCTCATCAAATATGGCTAAGCTGTCCCTAACCTCGAAAACTAATGATACGAATGTGTTGACGTCAGATATTGCTGAAATAGACAGTGCTAAGGCGTCTTTAATATGTCTATCTTTTCGGGAAAACTCGCGGGCTATGGTTGACTCGTGGACCTCACCCTTCTTGAAAGCATTTGCACATTCAAGTGATGTTCGTCTGTACGAGGTGTCCTTAACGGATCAATGGTTATTGTCACGTAAGCTCATAAGGAAACTACTTCTTAAGTACATGAGGAAACCTGCGCATACAGAGAATCAAGATGCTCTGCAGAGGCAGATCGTTTATTCCTATGGCGATCATTATTACTTCAGGAAGGAGCTTAAAACAGTAAATCTTCTTTCAGGATATGCATTCTTACTCGACAATTCTGGTAGAATACGGTGGTCAGGTACTGCTCCAACAGAGGAGGAGGTGTCGTCGCTTTTACGTTGCACATCCATGCTGCTGGAGGAGAAGTAA